The Rhodothermales bacterium genome includes a window with the following:
- a CDS encoding alpha-hydroxy-acid oxidizing protein, protein MAEHENKAPGVDRQMQIYMSRLQGQSGAFPVSYAELRQAARQKLTDDAFGYLIGGAADGQAVEQNEAAFDTWNIVPRVLGDVNSCRLGSNLLGLRIKSPILLAPIGVQNILHSEGELASSKAAASLAMPFVLSTVSSFSIEAV, encoded by the coding sequence TTGGCAGAGCACGAGAACAAGGCGCCGGGTGTGGATCGGCAGATGCAGATCTACATGAGCCGTCTGCAGGGGCAATCGGGAGCATTCCCGGTTTCGTATGCCGAGTTGCGGCAGGCTGCCCGGCAGAAGCTGACTGACGACGCATTCGGTTATCTGATCGGCGGGGCTGCGGACGGACAGGCGGTCGAGCAGAACGAGGCGGCGTTCGATACCTGGAACATCGTACCGCGTGTGCTCGGCGACGTCAACTCTTGTCGGCTTGGATCCAATCTTTTGGGACTGAGGATCAAGTCACCGATTCTGTTGGCACCCATAGGAGTACAGAATATTCTTCATTCAGAAGGTGAATTAGCCTCGAGCAAGGCAGCGGCGTCTCTGGCGATGCCGTTTGTGCTCAGCACAGTGTCTTCCTTTTCGATCGAGGCGGTCG
- a CDS encoding hotdog fold thioesterase: MIDGTIWMRTMGPEEINAFAGESLVGHLDIRCTEVGEESVTATMPVDERTRQPYGLLHGGASVALAETLASIAGTLAVREDQMVVGVEINANHVRQARSGIVTGRAQPVHLGGRIQVWHVEITDDSESLVCISRVTLAVLDRRDERE, from the coding sequence ATGATTGATGGTACGATCTGGATGCGGACCATGGGGCCCGAAGAGATCAATGCGTTCGCAGGCGAGTCGCTGGTCGGGCATCTGGATATCCGCTGTACCGAAGTGGGCGAAGAGTCCGTGACGGCGACCATGCCGGTGGATGAGCGCACGCGCCAGCCGTACGGCTTGCTGCACGGGGGTGCATCCGTTGCGCTCGCGGAGACACTCGCAAGCATCGCCGGGACGCTCGCTGTTCGGGAAGACCAGATGGTCGTCGGCGTCGAGATCAACGCCAACCATGTTCGCCAGGCGCGCTCGGGTATCGTTACCGGTCGGGCCCAGCCCGTTCATCTCGGGGGACGCATCCAGGTGTGGCATGTCGAAATCACTGACGACTCGGAGTCACTCGTGTGCATCAGCCGCGTGACGCTGGCCGTCCTTGACAGGCGCGACGAGAGAGAGTAG